The nucleotide window aggaaagaaattccacaaattaacttttaacaaggcaaacctgttaattgaaatgcattccaggtgactacctcattaagctggttgagagaatgccaagagtgcaaagctgtcatcaaggcaaagggtgactactttgaagattctcaaatgtacaatatattttgatttgtttaacacttttttggttactatatgattccatttgtgttatttcatagtttggatgtcttcactattattctacaatgtagaaaatagtcaaaataaagagaaaccctggaatgagtaattgtctaaacttttgactggtactgtgtgtgtgtgtatttatttattataaattGTTGTTAATGCCTTTTTAGAACCAGGTTGCACTGTCTGCTTTATTTATAATGTCAATAGTGTCCATGCTTATTGCATCagtattttttttctctttttctttctctagaGATGTGAAGCCTATAGAGCACCAGCTGAGGCCTAAGGGTCTTGGTCTGGGAGCTGATCGCTCTTCCATAAGAGACCTGGAGCCCAGTGGGCCCCGGAGGCCCCCCAAGCCAGGCGATGAGCGGAAGGAGGAGACCCTTATCCTGGGGCCTGGAGGCCATGTGCTGGTTGAGTCTGGAGCACACAAGGACCTTTACGGGAAGGTGAGATATCTGACTTTGTGTCTGGAGTGTCTGAAACCACAGAAAGCAACAGCAATTTCCTGAGACCATGACATTGTGGTATATCACTGTCTAGTAGGCAATATGCTGTGTCATAGTTGTTCTAGTTTGATGCCTTATTTGAAAAGAGCAAGACAATTAGCTTCACTTTGCTAAAATGTTATTGCCCCTCTACTTGTGCATTTTCACAGGGATTGACTGTTTTGTGTCACCCTCCTTCTCACACCCCTCCCATTACCGTACCATTCTTGTTACAGATCGAAGGGGTTGATCCGGACAATGCACGAGTAGTGGTCAAGCTCGCAATTGGTAGCAAGACAGTGACAATCAGTCAATATGCACTGAAACTGGTTGACCGCACAGAATATGACAAAAACTGCAAAGACCTCAGTAAGTCTGTCTGCTGACATCATTTTCCTTTTGTGAATGCTCTATGAAATGACATTGAACCTGTTCTCAGTAAAATACTGGACAAATTGAGCAAACAGGGAGTCATGGAAATTATCTTTCTGTCATTATTTCCAATATTATTGTCTTTGCAATATTGTGAGATACCCCCTCTACATAAGCTGGAAGGTTCCAGACAAGAAGGGCAAAAAATGTCTGTTGAGTGATGAGCTGAGCTCTCTCTAGCTAACTGGCATTTGAGCCACTGTGTGAAAAGGAGCAATCTGGCCATATCCATTTAAACCAAAAACAGCCATGCTGTTACTACTTCTATTATCAGTAATCAGACAGACCTGTTCCAAAAGTGGAGGGAGATTCACACATCAGGAATGCCAGTCAAATAATACTGGTGCTCATGTGTTTATGCACAGGCTTATTTGTTATTGCTGAACAGGTAAATGTGTATCAGCACTATTATTATCGATGATGCAGATCAGACTACTTGATAATGCTTATGCAACTGTTTAATGGAGCCCCTGTAATACGATCTTTCTTCAAAACAGGTCGCCTCAGCAGGGCCCACaaagaaaaggagaaagagaaggaacgGCAGAGAcgggaagagaaggagaaagaaaggAATAATGAAGATGAGAGGAAGAAAGGTAGATCTTCTGAGagggacagagatggagggaaggaccAAAGAAAAAGGAAACATCGGGATTCAAGTCAGGACAGGTGGAGTATCCTGAAAATATTTGATGTTGGAAGTGTAATATTTATATTAAATACAAGAGGATAACGTATATGACTTGGATTAGTTTATTTTGTAATATAGTACTCGttcatagaaatacaaatatgaAGCAATTATTTACCCACGCCATTTAATttgttaaaggtgcaatatgcagaaatcgctccgccatttcctggttgctaaaattctaatagtttgcctaatttcagtttgacaaaacaagcaatagattgtgtagagaatcattgtaccatctaaaccactgtgaaatgtattttcattaaaccaaaaatattgtactttcagctgtttgaaactggtgtacaaaaccgaaagtataATGCGAAAACTAAACTTAAGACCtgaaagcatagaaatagaacatatctaccgtttcttagacttgctttcaattaatgaaagatctataactcacatttctatgtgaatttggtcaggtcgcccaaaaagttacatattgcagcttttaaCAAATAATGAAAAGGTATGGGTAGATTGCTTCAGATTTGTAATGTAATTTTTTCTTGATCTTCACATATCACCTTTTCCTTCTCTCTTCAGAGAGAAGCCTATGGCGAAGCTACCCCCTGCTTCTCCCCCCTGGCTCCAGAGAGACCTGAAAGTTCGCTTTGTAGATAAAGCTTTCAAAGGGGGAAGATACTACAATTCAAAGGTACTAACACAAGGGGCACTAGTACACAAATCATTGCCTATTGACACTTTACAGCCCACAACAGTTCTGTTGTCGATCATTAGAATCAGTTTAATTAACATCCAATGTTTGTTTCTTGTAGATGCGAATAGAGGATGTCTTGACGCCAAACATCTGTGTGTGTCGTACTGAGGAAGGCAGATTCTTAGATGGTGAGTTCACGAGTCTTCGGTTTACTGCTGAATTACATTCTACTCACTCCAACCCATATGCTTTTAAATGGTATTCCCTCTACGCACCAATTTTTTTTACTCAATGATGCCCTTGTCTTTATGATAATGTAGATGTTAAACAGACAATGCTAGAGACCATTGTGCCAAAGAGTGACTCGGAGGACATAATGGTTGTACTCGGTGAACACAGAGGGCAGGTGAGTGGATGAGTTGGCTGGCTCATCGTAATCATTTTGCCTGTAAAATATCCATGCGGATTTCTGTTTCATAGC belongs to Salvelinus alpinus chromosome 28, SLU_Salpinus.1, whole genome shotgun sequence and includes:
- the LOC139557502 gene encoding G-patch domain and KOW motifs-containing protein-like encodes the protein MASSQHEQYCSNVDTSTSSVQQQGDRKAGAISFGFSKTLSKFKSTRDEAIDADERDYLTGVDGKELLSTKPVEKPKELIIPLIQRNRWCSRQENKAGLVQGQGDGGGVKAKTQPPSQEQDSVESQAVKEIIEESQRQLDQWKNGDQADPNLTIPLLMQNQAPQGFEDGDHIKVDLRPESSTEADYDSVPVEAYGLAMLKGMGWKAGEGIGRTFKQDVKPIEHQLRPKGLGLGADRSSIRDLEPSGPRRPPKPGDERKEETLILGPGGHVLVESGAHKDLYGKIEGVDPDNARVVVKLAIGSKTVTISQYALKLVDRTEYDKNCKDLSRLSRAHKEKEKEKERQRREEKEKERNNEDERKKGRSSERDRDGGKDQRKRKHRDSSQDREKPMAKLPPASPPWLQRDLKVRFVDKAFKGGRYYNSKMRIEDVLTPNICVCRTEEGRFLDDVKQTMLETIVPKSDSEDIMVVLGEHRGQVGRILQRDRDRSRAMVQLDRYEEKVFTLDYDSICHYVGGGDH